In Flavobacterium gelatinilyticum, a genomic segment contains:
- a CDS encoding queuosine precursor transporter, producing MFKTRKEIVFVILSGIFITNAVVAELIGGKLIQIGPFVMSIGILPWPIVFLTTDLINEYFGEKGVKKLSFITACLIAYAFIILFMAITIPAAKGISPVDDNQFEAVFGQSMWIIVGSLIAFMASQLIDVWIFWFFKNRTGEKKIWLRATGSTVISQLFDSFIVLGIAFWLPGKIDFDTFISSGLVGYTFKLAIAILLTPAIYLGHYLIKKYLEKDNLQNNKEHLQK from the coding sequence ATGTTTAAAACCCGAAAAGAAATCGTCTTTGTAATTTTATCCGGAATATTTATAACCAATGCCGTTGTGGCAGAACTTATTGGAGGAAAACTAATTCAGATTGGTCCTTTTGTAATGAGTATCGGAATCCTGCCCTGGCCAATTGTTTTTTTAACTACGGATTTAATCAATGAATATTTTGGCGAAAAAGGCGTAAAAAAACTTTCTTTTATAACAGCTTGTTTAATTGCTTATGCTTTTATTATACTTTTTATGGCCATTACGATTCCGGCAGCAAAAGGAATAAGCCCTGTTGACGACAATCAGTTTGAAGCCGTTTTTGGCCAAAGCATGTGGATTATAGTAGGAAGTTTAATTGCTTTTATGGCATCACAGCTTATTGATGTCTGGATATTCTGGTTCTTCAAAAACAGAACAGGTGAAAAGAAAATATGGCTCAGAGCAACCGGTTCAACCGTAATTTCGCAGTTGTTTGATTCGTTTATTGTGCTCGGAATTGCTTTTTGGCTTCCGGGAAAAATTGACTTTGACACTTTTATATCTTCGGGATTAGTTGGCTACACATTCAAACTGGCAATTGCAATTTTATTGACTCCTGCCATTTATTTAGGACATTATTTAATTAAAAAATATCTGGAAAAAGACAATCTTCAAAACAACAAAGAACATTTACAAAAATGA
- a CDS encoding thiamine phosphate synthase, whose product MILITNPFFVEGEIDILHSLLEEGLSLLHVRKPDFSELEMAQFIHQIKLEFRSYLVLHTHHQLGEDFGIERFHFSEKERKMPNDFPARFSKPCRSKSTSTHSISDFNSLSTEFNYAFLSPVFKSISKENYYPEKDLFKEIKSRKNHKTKMVALGGIDSENVQKVLEKGFDDVALLGSIWKNENPLKQFKLCQQIVLSYSQSQV is encoded by the coding sequence ATGATTTTGATTACGAATCCTTTTTTTGTTGAAGGCGAAATAGACATTCTTCACTCTTTGTTAGAGGAAGGATTGTCTTTGCTTCATGTTCGGAAACCTGATTTTTCTGAGTTGGAAATGGCACAGTTTATCCATCAAATAAAATTGGAATTTAGATCCTATTTGGTTTTGCATACTCATCATCAATTAGGGGAAGATTTTGGTATTGAAAGATTTCATTTCTCTGAAAAAGAAAGAAAAATGCCGAATGACTTTCCTGCAAGGTTTTCAAAACCTTGTAGGTCTAAATCAACGTCAACACATTCAATAAGCGATTTCAATTCTTTATCAACTGAATTTAATTATGCTTTTCTGAGTCCCGTATTTAAAAGTATTTCTAAAGAAAATTATTATCCCGAAAAAGATCTTTTCAAAGAAATAAAATCAAGAAAAAATCATAAAACAAAAATGGTCGCTTTGGGCGGAATTGATTCTGAAAATGTCCAAAAAGTTCTCGAAAAAGGTTTCGACGATGTCGCGCTTTTAGGTAGTATTTGGAAGAATGAAAATCCATTAAAACAATTTAAATTATGTCAACAGATCGTCCTTTCGTACTCTCAATCGCAGGTTTAG
- the thiH gene encoding 2-iminoacetate synthase ThiH: MKTFKSIFEQYNWDEIQSRIYKTTSKDVERTLAKTKYNIDDFLTLISPIAQNYLEQMAQKCHEITKKRFGKTIQMYAPLYLSNECQNICTYCGFSLDNKIKRKTLSNAEIKLEVEALKNTGFDHILLVTGEANYTVNINYFLNAINLIKEDFSIISVEVQPLSTEDYERLHDAGVYSVLVYQETYHQEIYKKYHTKGKKSNFDYRLETPDRIGTAGIHKIGLGVLLGLEDWRTDSFFNALHLDYLQKKYWQTKYSVSFPRLRPAEGIIEPNFIMDDKDLTQLICAYRLWNEDLEISISTRENEKFRNNIIPIGVTSMSAGSKTNPGGYVVDPQSLEQFEISDERSAEEISKIIKKAGYEPVWKDWDRSFSFKRKI, encoded by the coding sequence ATGAAAACATTCAAATCTATTTTTGAGCAATACAATTGGGATGAAATCCAATCCAGAATATACAAAACCACATCAAAAGATGTCGAACGAACTTTGGCTAAAACCAAATACAACATCGATGATTTTTTGACTTTAATCTCTCCTATTGCTCAAAATTATCTAGAACAAATGGCACAAAAATGCCATGAAATCACCAAGAAACGTTTTGGGAAAACCATTCAAATGTACGCACCTCTTTATCTAAGCAACGAATGCCAAAATATTTGCACTTATTGCGGATTTAGTTTAGACAATAAAATCAAAAGAAAAACACTTTCTAACGCTGAAATAAAACTCGAAGTCGAAGCCTTAAAAAATACTGGTTTTGATCATATTTTGCTGGTTACGGGTGAAGCAAATTATACCGTAAACATTAATTATTTTCTGAATGCAATTAATTTAATCAAAGAAGATTTTTCGATTATTTCTGTTGAAGTGCAGCCGCTTTCAACAGAAGATTATGAGCGTTTACATGATGCTGGAGTATATTCGGTTTTGGTTTATCAGGAAACGTATCATCAGGAAATTTACAAAAAGTATCATACGAAAGGCAAAAAATCAAACTTCGATTATCGATTGGAAACTCCCGACCGAATTGGAACTGCTGGAATTCATAAAATTGGTTTGGGCGTTTTATTAGGTTTGGAAGATTGGCGAACGGATAGTTTTTTCAATGCTTTGCATTTAGATTATTTGCAGAAGAAATATTGGCAGACAAAATATTCGGTTTCTTTTCCGCGTCTTCGTCCTGCTGAAGGTATTATCGAACCTAATTTCATTATGGATGACAAAGATTTAACACAGTTAATTTGCGCTTACCGTTTATGGAATGAAGATTTGGAAATCTCGATTTCAACGCGTGAAAACGAAAAATTCAGAAACAACATAATTCCAATTGGCGTTACGAGTATGAGTGCAGGTTCTAAAACCAATCCGGGCGGATATGTGGTCGATCCGCAGTCTTTGGAACAATTCGAAATCAGTGATGAACGATCTGCTGAAGAAATTTCAAAAATTATAAAAAAAGCAGGTTATGAACCAGTTTGGAAAGATTGGGACAGAAGTTTTAGTTTCAAACGTAAAATTTGA
- a CDS encoding DNA-3-methyladenine glycosylase I, with the protein MEDKIRCSWCTASDLYKKYHDEEWGVPVYDDPTLFEFLILETFQAGLSWITILNKRENFRAAFDYFDYKKMADYSEDKIEELMQNTGIIRNKLKIKAAVSNAQAFMKVQEEFGTFSDYIWKYTDGKPIINNLKNSKDAPATTPLSDEISKDLKKRGFKFVGSTVIYAHMQATGMVNDHTEDCWTRIK; encoded by the coding sequence ATGGAAGACAAAATTAGATGCAGCTGGTGTACAGCAAGTGATTTATACAAAAAATACCATGATGAAGAATGGGGCGTTCCGGTTTATGACGACCCAACTTTATTCGAATTTTTAATTCTTGAAACTTTTCAAGCTGGATTGAGCTGGATCACGATTTTAAACAAAAGAGAAAATTTCAGAGCCGCTTTTGATTATTTCGATTATAAAAAAATGGCTGATTATTCTGAAGATAAAATCGAAGAATTAATGCAGAACACTGGAATTATTCGGAACAAATTAAAAATTAAAGCTGCCGTTTCAAACGCTCAGGCATTTATGAAGGTTCAGGAAGAATTTGGAACTTTCTCTGATTATATCTGGAAATATACTGATGGAAAACCTATCATAAATAATCTGAAAAATTCAAAAGATGCTCCGGCCACTACTCCGCTATCAGATGAAATCAGCAAAGATTTAAAAAAACGCGGCTTCAAATTTGTCGGTTCAACCGTTATCTACGCTCACATGCAGGCAACCGGAATGGTCAATGATCATACGGAAGACTGCTGGACGAGAATAAAGTAA
- a CDS encoding thiamine phosphate synthase: MYSKLQYISQGETIEKQLYNIHQALDAGCNWVQMRFKNQTQKDAFTLAKAVKPLCEKYTANFIVNDNLHLTKEIDADGIHLGLTDTKIDEARAYLGASKVIGGTANTFEDIENHVKNGCDYIGLGPFRFTATKEKLSPILGLAGYFDILQKLKKNKINIPVYAIGGITLQDVSPLMETGIHGIAVSGIITESDEKEKLIQQLNEKLYADIIV, translated from the coding sequence ATGTATAGCAAACTTCAATATATCTCGCAGGGCGAAACCATCGAAAAACAATTGTACAATATTCATCAGGCGCTTGATGCGGGATGCAATTGGGTACAAATGCGTTTTAAAAACCAAACACAAAAAGACGCTTTCACTTTAGCAAAAGCGGTAAAACCATTATGCGAAAAATACACCGCCAATTTTATTGTAAACGACAATTTACATCTTACCAAAGAAATTGACGCAGACGGTATTCATCTAGGCTTAACTGATACCAAAATCGACGAAGCAAGAGCTTATTTAGGCGCTTCAAAAGTGATTGGAGGAACTGCCAATACTTTTGAAGATATTGAAAATCATGTCAAAAACGGTTGTGATTATATTGGATTAGGTCCTTTCCGCTTTACTGCGACAAAAGAAAAACTAAGTCCAATTTTAGGTTTAGCGGGCTATTTTGATATTCTTCAAAAATTAAAAAAAAATAAAATCAATATTCCGGTTTATGCTATTGGAGGCATCACATTGCAAGATGTGAGTCCGTTAATGGAGACTGGAATTCATGGAATTGCCGTTTCTGGAATCATTACCGAAAGTGATGAAAAAGAAAAATTAATTCAACAACTAAACGAAAAATTATATGCAGACATCATTGTTTAA
- a CDS encoding hydroxymethylpyrimidine/phosphomethylpyrimidine kinase, translating into MSTDRPFVLSIAGLDPSGGAGILADIKTFEQHKVTGFAISTANTIQTENQFYEIQWTDLSFVIRSIETLFLNYKIKVVKIGILPSLYDLNRIVSTIKLLSPTTKIVWDPVLKSSTKFEFMNIEDCLDLDKILSKIDLITPNYPEAEILFPDFISKENKFPTNILLKGGHNEKSLGTDRLFLKDEVLELLPSGKNCFEKHGSGCVLSSAIASNLALNQTLKEACKNAKIYIENYLSSTPTLIGYHYV; encoded by the coding sequence ATGTCAACAGATCGTCCTTTCGTACTCTCAATCGCAGGTTTAGATCCGTCGGGTGGTGCCGGAATTTTAGCTGACATCAAAACATTTGAACAGCATAAAGTAACCGGTTTTGCTATTTCGACAGCCAATACCATTCAGACTGAAAATCAATTTTATGAAATTCAGTGGACAGATTTGAGTTTTGTGATTCGTTCCATCGAAACGTTGTTTTTGAATTATAAAATCAAAGTAGTAAAAATTGGAATTTTACCTTCTTTATATGATTTAAACCGAATAGTTTCGACTATAAAACTGCTTTCTCCAACAACAAAAATTGTTTGGGATCCCGTTTTGAAATCGTCCACCAAATTTGAATTTATGAATATTGAAGATTGTTTAGATTTAGATAAAATACTCTCAAAAATCGATTTAATAACGCCAAATTATCCTGAAGCCGAAATTCTATTTCCTGATTTCATTTCGAAAGAAAATAAATTTCCAACGAACATTTTGTTGAAAGGCGGACACAATGAAAAATCCTTAGGGACAGATCGTTTATTTCTAAAAGATGAAGTTTTAGAATTGCTTCCTTCAGGAAAAAACTGCTTTGAAAAACACGGATCAGGTTGTGTACTTTCTTCTGCAATTGCTTCCAATTTAGCTTTAAATCAAACGCTAAAAGAAGCCTGTAAAAATGCTAAAATCTATATCGAAAATTACCTGAGTTCAACACCAACTTTAATCGGATATCATTATGTATAG
- the thiC gene encoding phosphomethylpyrimidine synthase ThiC, which translates to MTNEEQISRTPFPNSKKVYIDGEIHPIKVAMREIALSDTKLSNGGIEKNPPVTVYDTSGAYTDPNIEIDIRKGLPRLRESWILDRNDVEILDEITSDYGLSRLKDESLNHLRFEYLHQPKRAKKDANVTQLYYAKQGIITPEMEYIAIRENQRIELLNEQTSAMQCQHDGNSFGANTPKNRITPEFVRSEVACGRAIIPNNINHPESEPMIVGRNFLVKINANIGNSAVTSSIEEEVEKAVWACRWGADTIMDLSTGKNIHETREWIIRNSPVPIGTVPIYQALEKVKGIAEDLTWEIFRDTLIEQAEQGVSYFTIHAGVLLRYIHLTANRVTGIVSRGGSIMAKWCLFHHKENFLYTHFEEICEIMKQYDVAFSLGDGLRPGSIADANDAAQFAELETLGELTKIAWKHDVQVFIEGPGHVPMHMIKENMDKQLEHCHEAPFYTLGPLTTDIAPGYDHITSAIGAAMIGWYGCAMLCYVTPKEHLGLPNKKDVKDGVITYKISAHAADLAKGHPGAQYRDNALSKARFEFRWEDQFNLALDPDTAREFHDETLPADGAKVAHFCSMCGPKFCSMKISQEIRDVAAAEKGMQEKSEEFIEQGKEIYI; encoded by the coding sequence ATGACAAACGAAGAACAAATATCCAGAACCCCGTTTCCGAATTCTAAAAAAGTATATATCGACGGAGAAATTCATCCAATAAAAGTAGCCATGCGCGAAATTGCTTTGAGCGACACCAAACTTTCAAATGGCGGCATTGAGAAAAACCCGCCCGTAACTGTTTACGATACTTCGGGCGCTTACACAGATCCGAATATTGAAATTGATATTAGAAAAGGTTTGCCACGCTTACGCGAAAGCTGGATTCTAGACCGAAATGATGTTGAAATTCTAGACGAAATAACTTCAGATTATGGCTTAAGCCGATTGAAAGATGAAAGTCTAAACCATCTTCGATTTGAATATTTACATCAGCCAAAACGTGCCAAAAAAGATGCAAACGTAACACAATTGTATTACGCTAAACAAGGAATCATCACTCCGGAAATGGAATATATAGCGATTCGTGAAAACCAGCGCATCGAACTTTTAAACGAACAGACCAGCGCCATGCAATGTCAGCATGACGGAAACAGCTTTGGTGCAAATACGCCAAAAAATAGAATCACTCCAGAGTTTGTTCGTTCTGAAGTAGCCTGCGGAAGAGCTATTATTCCAAATAACATCAATCACCCAGAAAGCGAACCCATGATTGTAGGGCGTAATTTCTTGGTAAAAATTAACGCCAATATCGGAAACAGCGCCGTGACTTCAAGTATCGAAGAAGAAGTTGAAAAAGCCGTTTGGGCCTGTCGCTGGGGAGCTGACACGATTATGGATTTATCAACCGGGAAAAACATTCACGAAACCAGAGAATGGATTATTCGAAATTCTCCCGTTCCAATTGGCACCGTTCCCATTTATCAGGCATTAGAAAAAGTAAAAGGAATTGCCGAAGATTTAACTTGGGAAATTTTCCGTGACACTTTGATTGAGCAGGCAGAACAAGGTGTTTCGTATTTCACTATTCACGCCGGAGTTTTACTTCGTTACATCCATTTAACCGCCAATCGTGTTACCGGAATCGTTTCCCGAGGCGGATCTATCATGGCAAAATGGTGTTTATTTCATCATAAAGAAAACTTCCTGTACACGCATTTTGAAGAAATCTGCGAGATTATGAAACAATATGATGTCGCTTTTTCTTTAGGAGATGGTTTACGTCCAGGCTCGATTGCCGATGCTAATGACGCCGCACAATTTGCCGAATTAGAAACTTTAGGCGAATTGACAAAAATCGCTTGGAAACACGATGTTCAGGTTTTTATTGAAGGCCCGGGACACGTTCCGATGCACATGATTAAAGAAAACATGGACAAACAATTAGAACACTGCCACGAAGCTCCGTTTTACACTTTAGGGCCTTTAACTACTGATATTGCGCCAGGTTACGATCATATTACTTCGGCAATTGGTGCCGCTATGATTGGCTGGTATGGCTGTGCAATGCTGTGTTATGTTACGCCAAAAGAACATTTAGGTTTACCGAATAAAAAAGACGTGAAAGACGGTGTAATCACGTATAAAATTTCTGCTCATGCTGCCGACTTGGCAAAAGGTCATCCGGGAGCGCAGTATCGCGATAATGCTTTGAGTAAAGCCCGTTTCGAATTCCGTTGGGAAGACCAGTTTAATTTGGCTTTAGATCCAGATACAGCGAGAGAATTTCACGATGAAACACTTCCTGCCGATGGCGCAAAAGTGGCACATTTCTGTTCGATGTGCGGGCCAAAATTCTGCTCTATGAAAATATCGCAGGAAATCAGGGATGTCGCTGCTGCAGAAAAAGGGATGCAGGAGAAATCAGAGGAATTTATTGAGCAGGGGAAAGAGATTTATATATAG
- the tsf gene encoding translation elongation factor Ts, translating into MSTITAADVNKLRQSTGAGMMDCKKALVEAEGDFDKAIQILREKGQKVAANRSDRESSEGAAVSFINADNTKGAILTLNCETDFVGKNEAFVTLAKDLVERAINFSSKEDFLASDFNGITVAEKLIEQTGVIGEKIEIGGFEILEGAFVGSYVHVNKIAALTAISAPIANAETLTKDISMQVASMGADTLSYKDFDPAFVESELAARIAVIEKDNEEAARLGKTLKNVPKYISFSQLTPEVIKQAEEDAKAELKAEGKPEQIWDKILPGKVQRFISDNTTLDQEKALLDQNFIKDDSKKVGDYVKGFNVEITGFKRVTLG; encoded by the coding sequence ATGTCAACAATTACTGCTGCAGACGTAAATAAATTAAGACAATCTACAGGTGCCGGAATGATGGACTGTAAAAAAGCTTTAGTTGAAGCTGAAGGAGATTTCGATAAAGCAATCCAAATCCTTAGAGAAAAAGGACAAAAAGTTGCTGCTAACCGTTCTGACCGTGAGTCTTCTGAAGGAGCTGCTGTTTCTTTTATCAATGCTGACAACACTAAAGGAGCTATCCTTACTTTAAACTGCGAAACTGACTTCGTAGGTAAAAATGAGGCTTTCGTAACTTTAGCTAAAGATTTAGTTGAAAGAGCTATCAATTTCTCTTCTAAAGAAGATTTCTTAGCTTCTGACTTCAACGGAATTACAGTTGCTGAAAAATTAATCGAGCAAACTGGAGTTATCGGTGAGAAAATCGAAATCGGTGGTTTCGAAATTTTAGAAGGTGCTTTCGTTGGATCTTACGTTCACGTAAACAAAATTGCTGCTTTAACTGCAATTTCTGCTCCAATCGCTAACGCTGAGACTTTAACAAAAGACATCTCTATGCAAGTTGCTTCTATGGGAGCTGATACATTATCTTACAAAGATTTTGATCCTGCTTTCGTTGAATCTGAACTTGCTGCTCGTATTGCTGTAATTGAAAAAGATAATGAAGAAGCTGCACGTTTAGGAAAAACTTTAAAAAATGTTCCTAAATACATCTCTTTCTCTCAATTAACTCCTGAAGTTATCAAACAAGCAGAAGAAGATGCTAAAGCTGAATTAAAAGCTGAAGGAAAACCAGAGCAAATCTGGGATAAAATTCTTCCAGGAAAAGTTCAACGTTTCATTTCTGACAACACTACTTTAGATCAGGAAAAAGCTTTACTTGATCAAAACTTCATCAAAGATGACAGTAAAAAAGTTGGTGATTACGTAAAAGGATTCAACGTTGAAATTACAGGTTTCAAAAGAGTTACTTTAGGTTAA
- a CDS encoding thiazole synthase: protein MQTSLFNIGVKTFKSRLFLGTGKFGSNEDMENAILASESELVTVALKRIDLETDTDAILSHLKHPNINLLPNTSGARNAKEAVFAAQLAREALETNWVKLEIHPDPKYLMPDPIETLKATEELAKLGFIVLPYIHADPVLCKHLESAGTAAVMPLGSPIGSNKGLKTIDFLEIIIEQSTVPVIVDAGIGAPSDAAKAMEIGADAVLVNTAIAVAGNPSLMAEAFKEAVIAGRKAFEAKVANQQHYASASSPLTSFLYE, encoded by the coding sequence ATGCAGACATCATTGTTTAATATAGGAGTCAAAACCTTTAAATCCCGCTTATTTCTTGGAACGGGAAAATTTGGTTCGAATGAAGACATGGAGAACGCCATTTTAGCCTCAGAAAGTGAATTGGTAACCGTTGCCTTAAAACGCATTGATTTAGAAACCGATACTGATGCTATTTTATCGCATTTAAAACATCCGAATATCAATTTATTACCAAATACGTCTGGAGCGCGAAATGCCAAAGAAGCTGTTTTTGCTGCGCAATTGGCTCGTGAAGCATTAGAAACCAATTGGGTAAAATTAGAAATTCACCCCGATCCAAAATATTTAATGCCCGATCCGATTGAAACTTTAAAAGCAACCGAAGAATTGGCAAAATTGGGTTTCATCGTACTTCCCTACATTCACGCCGATCCTGTTTTATGCAAACATTTAGAAAGTGCCGGAACTGCTGCTGTAATGCCACTAGGCTCGCCAATTGGAAGTAACAAAGGTTTAAAAACGATTGATTTCTTAGAAATAATCATCGAACAAAGTACGGTTCCAGTTATTGTCGATGCCGGAATTGGAGCGCCTTCTGATGCTGCAAAAGCAATGGAAATTGGTGCCGATGCTGTTCTGGTAAATACTGCCATCGCCGTTGCCGGAAATCCAAGTTTAATGGCTGAGGCTTTTAAGGAAGCTGTTATTGCAGGAAGAAAGGCTTTTGAAGCTAAAGTTGCGAATCAGCAACATTATGCTTCGGCTTCTAGTCCTTTGACTTCTTTTCTTTATGAATAA
- a CDS encoding M3 family metallopeptidase, with translation MEKQTNFDNPLLQRWSGPYGGVPDFTKYKISDFKPAIESAIQEKLNEIEAIANNAAEPTFENTITALELSGEKLNRINAVYGIYRSNLSNPEFNVVDTEMSPKLAEISDKLYQNGKLFSRIEALYKSGESKKLTNEQQRLLWVYYSHFVKEGAELSVEDKEKVARINQELAGFFTLFSQKLLAEENDQYLELKTETDFEGLPEEFKNAAIAEARERNLSVLGCIGNTRSSIEPFLTFSNQRSLREKAFDVFVKRGDNKNENDTNETLVSILRLRAEKAKILGFANFAEWSLSDKMAKEPQKTLDLMHSVWKPAVDKVKNDVSAMQEMVDNEGGNFKIQPWDYRFYAEKVRKAKYDLDQNEIKQYLQLENLREGMFWTAGELFDLGFKQLFDIPVYHPDVRVWEVNNKNTGEAIGLWYFDPYARVGKRSGAWMNSHRDQQKINGKVLPIVSNNCNFIKGSGDEAVLISWDDAATLFHEFGHALHGLCSNVTYPSLSGTSVARDYVEFPSQLLEHWLAAPEVLNKFALHYKTNEPLSQSLVERIGKAANFNEGFATVETISSSFVDMKLHLTTETIDPDKFEKKVLSEINMPSEIVMRHRIPQFAHIFSSDGYAAGYYSYLWADVINADAYEAFLEAGGPFDKNVSERLYKTVLSVGNTIDNEEMYENFRGHAPKSDALMRARNFPVES, from the coding sequence ATGGAAAAACAAACGAATTTCGATAATCCGCTGCTTCAGCGATGGTCAGGACCTTATGGAGGCGTGCCGGATTTTACAAAATATAAAATTTCAGATTTTAAACCTGCAATCGAATCTGCCATTCAGGAAAAACTAAATGAAATAGAAGCAATTGCCAATAACGCCGCAGAACCCACATTTGAAAATACTATTACTGCGCTGGAACTATCGGGTGAAAAACTAAACCGCATTAATGCCGTTTACGGAATATACAGATCTAATTTAAGCAATCCGGAATTTAATGTTGTTGATACAGAAATGTCTCCAAAACTGGCTGAAATTAGTGATAAATTATACCAAAACGGGAAGCTGTTTTCTCGAATCGAAGCGTTGTACAAATCAGGTGAAAGTAAAAAACTGACTAACGAACAGCAGCGTCTGCTTTGGGTTTATTATTCTCATTTTGTAAAAGAAGGAGCGGAGCTGAGTGTAGAAGATAAAGAAAAAGTTGCCCGAATTAATCAGGAACTGGCAGGATTTTTTACGCTTTTCAGCCAGAAGCTGTTAGCAGAAGAAAATGATCAGTATCTGGAATTGAAAACGGAAACTGATTTTGAAGGTCTTCCGGAAGAATTTAAAAATGCCGCTATTGCCGAGGCCAGAGAAAGAAATTTGAGTGTTCTGGGATGTATTGGAAATACAAGGTCTTCAATTGAACCGTTTCTGACTTTTTCAAATCAAAGAAGTTTAAGAGAAAAAGCTTTTGATGTTTTCGTGAAACGAGGCGATAACAAGAACGAAAATGATACAAATGAAACATTGGTTTCAATTTTACGATTAAGAGCAGAAAAAGCAAAGATATTAGGGTTTGCTAATTTTGCAGAATGGAGCTTGTCTGATAAAATGGCAAAAGAGCCGCAGAAAACTTTAGATTTAATGCATTCTGTATGGAAACCTGCTGTTGATAAAGTTAAAAATGATGTTTCGGCGATGCAGGAAATGGTGGATAATGAAGGAGGAAATTTTAAGATTCAGCCTTGGGATTACCGTTTTTATGCCGAAAAAGTGCGTAAAGCAAAATACGATTTAGATCAAAATGAAATCAAGCAGTATCTGCAGTTAGAAAATTTACGCGAAGGAATGTTCTGGACAGCGGGGGAATTGTTTGATTTAGGCTTTAAGCAATTATTTGACATTCCGGTTTATCATCCTGATGTTCGTGTTTGGGAAGTAAACAATAAAAATACAGGAGAAGCAATTGGTTTGTGGTATTTTGACCCATACGCGCGCGTTGGCAAGCGTTCCGGAGCGTGGATGAATTCACATCGCGATCAGCAGAAAATAAACGGAAAAGTTCTTCCAATTGTGTCAAATAACTGCAATTTTATAAAAGGAAGCGGTGACGAAGCAGTTTTAATTTCGTGGGATGATGCTGCAACATTATTTCATGAGTTTGGACATGCCCTGCACGGGTTATGTTCTAATGTAACGTATCCTAGCCTTTCGGGAACTTCGGTTGCGAGAGATTATGTGGAGTTTCCTTCTCAGTTATTAGAACATTGGCTGGCAGCTCCTGAGGTTTTGAATAAATTTGCGCTTCATTATAAAACAAACGAACCTTTGTCTCAATCGTTGGTAGAAAGAATTGGAAAAGCAGCCAATTTTAATGAAGGTTTTGCAACAGTAGAAACGATTTCAAGTTCGTTTGTTGATATGAAACTGCATCTGACAACCGAAACAATTGATCCTGATAAATTTGAAAAGAAAGTCTTAAGCGAAATCAATATGCCATCAGAAATTGTAATGCGCCATAGAATACCGCAGTTTGCACATATATTTTCGAGTGATGGATATGCGGCAGGATATTACAGTTATTTGTGGGCAGATGTGATTAATGCCGATGCTTATGAGGCTTTTCTGGAAGCCGGCGGGCCATTTGACAAGAATGTTTCTGAGCGTCTTTATAAAACAGTTTTAAGTGTAGGAAATACGATTGATAACGAAGAAATGTATGAGAATTTTAGGGGTCATGCTCCAAAATCTGATGCATTGATGCGAGCAAGAAACTTTCCTGTTGAAAGCTAA
- the thiS gene encoding sulfur carrier protein ThiS, translating into MELKINQQTKKFNAESLSVQSLLDLEIPQKQNGIAVAVNNTVVPKTKWNEFFVHETDDILIISATQGG; encoded by the coding sequence ATGGAACTAAAAATCAATCAACAAACCAAAAAATTCAATGCTGAATCGCTAAGCGTTCAATCATTGCTCGATCTCGAAATTCCGCAAAAACAAAACGGAATCGCCGTTGCTGTCAACAATACCGTTGTTCCAAAAACCAAATGGAACGAATTCTTCGTACACGAAACCGATGATATTTTGATTATTTCTGCTACGCAGGGCGGTTAA